The Methanocaldococcus jannaschii DSM 2661 genome has a segment encoding these proteins:
- a CDS encoding APC family permease encodes MGHLTLKDAVFLTITSIVGGGIFVLSPLTYLLFGKSIIWGWALLIFVSLIMASPFAYASTKISESGGVYKFVMKILGREIGVFSAYILWLSGVFALSGVVSFFEIVFNTKFNVSYVGLCLIVILTALILGGLRIVGNFVRIFGILTITIILYIVFSNGIKIDSIGEFNLKNAILTIYFGLWTATGWEGITMPLSAFKNQKAIAYGLLVGTFIIGVLYLLFSLTIVSLNVKTNNLDEILKILIGDNLFLLAGMLLIISSCAFSVLFTLSYMPYGMGKDRIFPKAFIKLRKEIPYYGVILNTLLVIILLIFDAKTLVDMSMFSTLIAYFLLYLAVFKESSGKIKAISLISMLITGLLILFRVYNFIIL; translated from the coding sequence ATGGGGCATCTAACACTCAAAGATGCGGTATTTTTAACGATAACGTCCATTGTTGGTGGAGGGATTTTTGTTCTATCTCCATTAACCTATTTGCTGTTTGGAAAATCTATAATATGGGGTTGGGCTTTACTAATATTTGTGTCTCTAATTATGGCTTCTCCTTTTGCCTATGCTTCCACTAAAATAAGTGAGAGTGGAGGGGTTTATAAATTTGTAATGAAAATTTTAGGGAGAGAAATTGGAGTTTTTTCAGCCTATATATTATGGCTCTCTGGAGTTTTTGCTCTATCTGGAGTTGTGTCATTCTTTGAAATAGTTTTTAATACAAAATTTAACGTTTCTTATGTTGGATTATGTTTGATTGTTATTTTAACAGCTTTAATATTGGGAGGGTTGAGGATTGTGGGAAACTTTGTCAGAATCTTTGGAATTTTAACGATAACGATTATTTTATATATCGTATTTTCAAATGGAATAAAAATTGACAGCATTGGAGAGTTTAATTTAAAAAATGCTATTTTGACAATATATTTTGGATTATGGACTGCTACTGGTTGGGAAGGTATAACAATGCCATTGTCAGCATTTAAAAATCAAAAAGCTATAGCTTATGGACTCTTGGTAGGGACTTTTATCATTGGAGTTTTGTATCTCCTGTTTTCCTTGACCATAGTATCTTTAAATGTAAAAACAAACAACTTAGATGAGATATTAAAGATACTGATTGGAGATAACCTATTTTTATTGGCTGGGATGTTATTAATAATTTCCAGCTGTGCGTTTAGTGTTTTATTTACTTTATCATATATGCCTTATGGGATGGGAAAAGATAGGATATTCCCAAAGGCATTTATAAAATTAAGGAAGGAGATTCCATACTATGGAGTTATTTTAAATACTTTATTAGTTATAATCCTATTAATTTTTGATGCAAAGACTTTGGTGGATATGAGTATGTTTTCTACATTAATAGCCTATTTTCTGCTATATTTGGCAGTGTTTAAAGAATCTTCAGGTAAAATAAAAGCTATATCATTAATCTCTATGCTGATAACTGGATTGTTGATATTATTTAGGGTTTATAACTTTATTATTCTTTAG
- a CDS encoding threonine--tRNA ligase yields MKMLLIHSDYLEFEAKEKTKIAEETENLKGKLDECLACFIAVEREDENNPEGTAIGAVEEIEKVANQLKVNNIVVYPYAHLSSDLSSPETAVKVLKDIESILKERGYNVLRAPFGWYKAFKISCKGHPLSELSRKIVAKEEKKEEGEESKFYLLNPETEEIIELNENNINIIKDEELLALAKHELGIREHKEHDEPPHVKFIKEKDICSYEEASDPGHFRWYPKGKLMRDLLADYVYNLVVNMGAMPVETPIMYDLGNPAIREHADKFGERQYRFRQGNKELMLRFAACFGQFMMKKDMYLLPRYLPLKLYELSTYSFRYEQRGELVGLKRLRCFTMPDMHTVCLNLEQAMEEFEKQFWECLKTGDDLNLSYSVIFRFTKDFFDEHRDWFFKIAKEYKNKYGKDVILEILPKRKHYWVGKVDIAVIDSLGRPIENPTVQIDVESAKRFDIKVHTNEGEIYPIILHCSPTGSIERVLCGLLEKAAIEAEKGNAPMLPVWLSPIQVRVIPVAERHYDYALKVAEKLRENNIRADFDDREESVSKKIRNAGKEWVPYVVVIGDEEMESDKLTVTIREKSTLKKPYKEKMTLDELIERIKKETANYPYRPLPLPIRCSLQPKFH; encoded by the coding sequence ATGAAGATGCTACTAATCCATTCTGATTACTTAGAGTTTGAAGCTAAAGAAAAAACCAAGATTGCAGAGGAAACAGAAAACTTAAAAGGTAAGTTGGATGAGTGTTTAGCCTGCTTTATTGCAGTTGAAAGAGAAGATGAAAACAATCCAGAAGGAACTGCAATAGGAGCAGTTGAAGAGATTGAGAAAGTTGCTAATCAATTAAAGGTCAATAATATTGTTGTTTATCCTTATGCACATCTATCAAGTGATTTATCCTCACCAGAAACAGCAGTTAAGGTTTTAAAAGACATTGAGAGTATTTTAAAAGAGAGAGGTTATAATGTCTTAAGAGCACCATTTGGATGGTATAAGGCATTTAAAATCAGCTGTAAAGGACATCCTTTGAGTGAGTTGTCAAGAAAGATTGTAGCTAAGGAAGAAAAGAAAGAAGAAGGAGAAGAATCAAAATTCTACTTATTAAACCCAGAAACAGAGGAAATTATTGAATTGAATGAAAACAACATAAATATAATTAAAGATGAAGAGTTGTTAGCTTTAGCTAAACATGAATTGGGAATTAGAGAGCATAAAGAACATGATGAACCTCCTCATGTAAAGTTTATTAAAGAAAAGGATATCTGCAGTTATGAGGAAGCATCAGACCCTGGACATTTCAGATGGTATCCAAAGGGCAAGTTGATGAGAGATTTGTTAGCTGATTATGTTTATAACTTAGTTGTCAATATGGGAGCTATGCCAGTAGAAACACCAATTATGTATGATTTAGGAAACCCTGCTATTAGGGAACATGCTGATAAATTTGGAGAGAGGCAGTATAGGTTTAGACAAGGAAATAAAGAGCTAATGCTAAGATTTGCAGCATGCTTTGGGCAGTTTATGATGAAAAAGGATATGTATCTATTGCCAAGATATTTGCCATTAAAACTCTATGAATTATCAACATACAGCTTTAGATATGAGCAGAGGGGGGAGTTGGTTGGTTTAAAGAGATTGAGATGCTTTACAATGCCTGATATGCATACTGTCTGCTTAAACTTAGAGCAAGCAATGGAAGAGTTTGAAAAACAGTTCTGGGAATGTTTAAAAACTGGGGATGATTTAAATCTAAGCTATTCAGTAATATTTAGATTCACAAAGGACTTCTTTGATGAGCATAGGGATTGGTTCTTTAAAATAGCAAAGGAATATAAGAACAAATATGGGAAAGATGTAATTTTAGAGATTTTACCAAAAAGAAAACACTATTGGGTTGGTAAGGTAGATATTGCTGTAATAGACAGCTTAGGAAGACCTATTGAGAACCCAACCGTGCAAATAGATGTTGAGAGTGCTAAGAGATTTGATATAAAAGTGCATACAAATGAAGGAGAGATTTATCCAATAATATTGCACTGCTCACCAACTGGTTCAATTGAGAGGGTTTTGTGTGGTTTGTTGGAAAAAGCTGCTATAGAGGCTGAAAAAGGAAATGCTCCAATGTTGCCTGTTTGGCTCTCTCCGATACAAGTTAGAGTTATTCCAGTGGCTGAAAGACATTATGACTATGCTTTAAAAGTAGCTGAGAAGTTGAGAGAAAACAACATTAGGGCAGATTTTGATGATAGAGAAGAAAGTGTAAGCAAAAAGATTAGAAATGCAGGAAAAGAATGGGTTCCTTACGTTGTAGTTATTGGAGATGAGGAAATGGAATCTGACAAATTGACAGTTACTATTAGAGAAAAATCAACCTTAAAGAAACCATATAAGGAGAAGATGACATTAGATGAGTTGATTGAAAGGATTAAAAAAGAAACTGCTAACTACCCATATAGGCCTTTACCATTGCCAATAAGATGCTCATTACAGCCAAAGTTCCATTAA